The Streptomyces sp. NBC_00440 genome contains a region encoding:
- a CDS encoding SAV_2336 N-terminal domain-related protein, with protein sequence MGDGRDESGRGVALTTLVARLRESGRDVDARELADALWLAARTGAPAPAGPGLPAGLPQETPAAPPAAPTRPVEPPGDTPGAPAALLTAPDPEGAPAAVEASPVLVPAAPALADPHALQRALRPLSRYRSPAIPPGRRLDEEATAGRAADTGLVIPVLRAARRQKARLLLLMDVSTSTVAWESALEELAGICAGAGVFQDVQLRYLHPDGESGAGYAAGRVPAGPLRRAAQLGDPTGRRIILLLSDCSGPMWRSGVLQRLLYHWSATTPVAVVQPLPQRLWRRTHLPAYGGVLRRHEGPLGRLEFSAVPHGSDPRDGRPVPVLALRRTSVEGWAGLVSGGTGQSVSTAAAWVRRDQPPSRAPVRAEAALTGQERVGAFRRTASPTAQRLAEYLTAVPLVLPVMRLVQHTMLAGTGPEALAEVLLGGIVRRAERPDIGPSDGPYYEFLDGVKVLLAARLDRGDERLVLRHSSSYVQRRFGRSARNFPAMAAVALGERLPVPAGGGAMPAGLRVFAEVAADTIRRRGGPPVAPPGPGTPGELTAQADEFIQRYERYGGVRDLDSAIGLLRLAAAGERRRESVPARRAELSRALLLRWRLRALDEDLAEAWESAKSSDGFAAAEVLHAMAVAADEGQLGQELAGKVLREVRGPYPGDAPLDDADTAAELLSAASDRLRGVTEAVRPSEEWQAAAALHIEVLRRLSRAGGPAVDTTPLYAAAALAERLADAADGVGARVLHGTLELDLARHVVSDDVVRHYALRALRALRPAAEATGGAERADIWLKIASALELAHLEGGDASWRREVLDALAAALTAADDDAVRHHCHLRMGDVHWQGHIDPAAPALPAAARPDSVHLESAHPDSVHPESARPEGSRGESARPDSAHGGAPGHGQGPAPRPGTHLDGAIEHWAAALATGTPDRPARLLTRLGRALGHRAARDGAPGDLDAAVRRLREAVDETAESDRELAARRALLGALYLARYRATGGLTDLYEADWAQGAAARGAPDPYAASRAWQARGDIAVLLARHTGTPDRLQQAAEHYLRATDVDDDGRAGAARAARAAVLEELAGPPEALREYRAALALLESAGPAGDSAAAGVRDAVARLTDGAAGR encoded by the coding sequence GTGGGCGACGGGCGGGACGAGAGCGGCCGGGGTGTGGCACTGACCACTCTGGTCGCCCGGCTGCGGGAGTCCGGCCGCGATGTCGACGCGCGGGAACTCGCGGACGCGCTGTGGCTGGCCGCCCGCACCGGAGCCCCCGCCCCCGCCGGGCCCGGCCTTCCGGCCGGTCTCCCGCAGGAGACCCCCGCCGCTCCGCCGGCCGCCCCCACCCGCCCCGTCGAGCCGCCCGGGGACACGCCCGGCGCGCCCGCCGCCCTGCTGACCGCGCCGGACCCGGAAGGCGCGCCCGCCGCCGTGGAGGCTTCGCCGGTCCTGGTGCCCGCGGCGCCCGCGCTCGCCGATCCGCACGCGCTCCAGCGCGCGTTACGGCCGCTGAGCCGCTACCGGTCACCGGCCATCCCGCCGGGCCGCAGGCTCGACGAGGAGGCCACCGCCGGCCGGGCGGCCGACACCGGACTGGTCATTCCGGTACTGCGCGCGGCGCGCCGGCAGAAGGCGCGGCTGCTGCTCCTCATGGACGTCTCCACGTCGACGGTCGCCTGGGAGAGCGCACTGGAGGAGCTGGCCGGCATCTGCGCCGGCGCCGGAGTCTTCCAGGACGTCCAGCTGCGCTATCTGCACCCGGACGGCGAATCGGGCGCCGGATACGCGGCCGGACGCGTCCCGGCGGGACCGCTGCGCCGCGCAGCCCAGCTCGGCGACCCCACCGGCCGCCGGATCATCCTGCTGCTCTCGGACTGCTCAGGACCCATGTGGCGGTCCGGTGTCCTGCAGCGGCTGCTGTACCACTGGTCGGCCACCACCCCGGTCGCAGTCGTCCAGCCGCTGCCGCAGCGGCTGTGGCGGCGGACCCATCTGCCCGCGTACGGAGGGGTGCTGCGGCGGCACGAAGGCCCCCTGGGGCGGCTGGAGTTCAGCGCAGTGCCGCACGGCTCCGACCCGCGCGACGGCAGACCGGTCCCGGTGCTCGCGCTGCGGCGCACCTCCGTGGAGGGCTGGGCCGGGCTGGTCTCGGGCGGCACCGGCCAGTCGGTGTCCACCGCGGCCGCCTGGGTGCGCCGTGACCAACCGCCCTCCCGCGCACCGGTACGGGCCGAGGCCGCGCTCACCGGGCAGGAGCGGGTCGGCGCGTTCCGGCGGACCGCGTCCCCCACCGCGCAGCGGCTTGCCGAGTATCTGACGGCGGTGCCGCTGGTGCTGCCGGTGATGCGGCTCGTCCAGCACACGATGCTGGCGGGCACCGGCCCCGAGGCGCTGGCCGAGGTGCTGCTCGGCGGCATCGTACGGCGCGCCGAGCGGCCCGACATCGGCCCCTCCGACGGTCCGTACTACGAATTCCTCGACGGGGTGAAGGTGTTGCTCGCCGCCCGGCTCGACCGGGGGGACGAGCGGCTCGTGCTGCGGCACAGTTCGAGCTATGTCCAGCGGCGCTTCGGCCGCAGCGCGCGCAACTTCCCCGCCATGGCCGCCGTCGCGCTCGGCGAGCGGCTGCCCGTCCCGGCGGGCGGCGGTGCGATGCCCGCCGGGCTGCGCGTCTTCGCCGAGGTCGCGGCGGACACCATCAGACGCCGCGGCGGGCCTCCCGTCGCGCCGCCCGGCCCCGGCACCCCGGGCGAACTCACCGCGCAGGCGGACGAGTTCATCCAGCGGTACGAGCGGTACGGCGGCGTACGGGACCTCGACAGCGCGATCGGGCTGCTGCGCCTGGCCGCGGCAGGGGAGCGGCGCCGTGAGTCGGTGCCGGCCCGCAGGGCGGAGCTGTCCCGGGCGCTGCTGCTGCGCTGGCGGCTGCGTGCGCTGGACGAGGACCTGGCGGAGGCCTGGGAATCCGCGAAGTCCTCCGACGGGTTCGCGGCCGCCGAGGTGCTGCACGCCATGGCGGTGGCGGCCGATGAAGGGCAACTCGGCCAGGAGCTGGCCGGGAAGGTACTGCGCGAGGTCCGCGGCCCGTACCCCGGCGACGCCCCTCTCGATGACGCGGACACCGCGGCCGAGCTGCTGTCCGCGGCGTCCGACCGGCTCCGCGGGGTGACGGAGGCCGTACGGCCGTCGGAGGAGTGGCAGGCGGCCGCCGCACTCCACATCGAGGTGCTGCGGCGGCTGTCCAGGGCGGGCGGGCCGGCGGTGGACACCACGCCCCTGTACGCGGCGGCGGCGCTCGCCGAGCGGCTGGCGGACGCGGCGGACGGGGTCGGGGCGCGGGTGCTGCACGGCACCCTGGAACTGGATCTGGCCCGCCACGTGGTGAGTGACGACGTCGTACGGCACTACGCCCTGCGTGCGCTCCGGGCGCTGCGCCCCGCCGCCGAGGCCACCGGGGGCGCCGAACGGGCCGACATCTGGCTGAAGATCGCCAGTGCGCTGGAGCTGGCCCACCTGGAGGGCGGCGACGCGTCGTGGCGGCGGGAGGTGCTGGACGCGCTCGCCGCGGCCCTGACGGCCGCCGATGACGACGCCGTACGCCACCACTGCCACCTGCGCATGGGGGACGTGCACTGGCAGGGGCACATCGACCCCGCTGCTCCCGCTCTCCCGGCGGCCGCCCGCCCGGACAGTGTCCATTTGGAGAGCGCCCATCCGGACAGCGTTCATCCGGAGAGCGCCCGCCCGGAGGGCAGCCGGGGGGAGAGCGCCCGCCCGGACAGCGCCCACGGGGGCGCCCCCGGACACGGCCAGGGGCCGGCCCCCCGGCCCGGCACACATCTGGACGGTGCCATCGAGCACTGGGCCGCCGCCCTCGCCACCGGGACCCCGGACCGGCCGGCCAGGCTCCTCACCCGGCTGGGCCGGGCGCTGGGACACCGTGCGGCGCGGGACGGCGCGCCCGGCGATCTCGACGCCGCCGTACGCCGGCTGCGCGAGGCCGTCGACGAGACGGCCGAGTCGGACCGCGAACTGGCCGCGCGCCGGGCGCTGCTCGGGGCGCTGTATCTGGCGCGCTACCGGGCCACCGGCGGGCTCACCGACCTCTACGAGGCCGACTGGGCCCAAGGAGCCGCCGCGCGCGGGGCCCCCGACCCGTACGCGGCCTCGCGCGCCTGGCAGGCCCGGGGCGACATCGCGGTGCTCCTCGCCCGGCACACCGGCACCCCCGACCGGCTCCAGCAGGCCGCCGAGCACTATCTGCGCGCCACCGACGTGGACGACGACGGGCGGGCCGGTGCGGCGCGGGCGGCGCGCGCCGCTGTGCTGGAGGAGCTCGCGGGCCCGCCGGAAGCCCTCCGCGAGTACCGGGCGGCCCTGGCGCTGCTGGAGTCCGCCGGGCCCGCAGGGGACAGTGCCGCGGCCGGTGTCCGGGACGCCGTCGCCCGGCTGACGGACGGGGCGGCCGGCCGTTGA
- a CDS encoding FxsB family cyclophane-forming radical SAM/SPASM peptide maturase, with product MTPAVRDRPVAQHPVPFRQFVLKVHSRCNLGCSYCYVYRGQDSSWRERPRRATGETVRRTAARIAEHVTAHRLPRIRIELHGGEPLLSGPGPVIEYARAVRDAVPAGCEVTATVQTNGTLLTARTLDALAAARIRVGLSLDGGTAALNSRRRDHAGRPSWPAAHRAARLLAACRHPGTYAGILCTIDLAADPVEVYDSLRALRPPGLDLLLPHGNWSVPPPGTEPGEPGRHRPRPTPYGHWLATVFDRWWDGGPGQPRIRLFHTLVALLFGEPAAAEAVGLAPLAVVVVDTDGAIEQVDALKSAYEGAPSTGLDVFSDPFDTALAHPGIAARQLGEKALPGVCLRCPVLRVCGGGNYVHRYAAGAGFRHPSVYCADLEYLIRYIAHRLSAFVT from the coding sequence ATGACCCCCGCGGTCCGCGACCGGCCCGTCGCTCAACACCCCGTGCCGTTCCGGCAGTTCGTCCTGAAGGTGCACAGCCGCTGCAACCTGGGCTGCTCCTACTGCTACGTCTACCGCGGCCAGGACAGCAGCTGGCGGGAGCGCCCGCGCCGCGCCACCGGCGAGACCGTCCGCAGGACCGCGGCGCGGATCGCCGAGCACGTCACCGCGCACCGGCTCCCGCGTATCCGGATCGAACTGCACGGCGGCGAACCGCTACTGTCCGGGCCGGGCCCGGTGATCGAGTACGCCCGCGCCGTACGGGACGCGGTGCCCGCGGGGTGCGAGGTCACCGCGACCGTGCAGACCAACGGGACCCTGCTGACCGCCCGTACGCTCGACGCGCTCGCCGCCGCCCGGATCCGCGTCGGGCTCTCCCTCGACGGCGGCACCGCGGCGCTCAACTCCCGCCGCAGGGACCACGCGGGCCGGCCCTCCTGGCCCGCCGCCCACCGGGCCGCCCGGCTGCTCGCCGCGTGCCGGCACCCCGGCACGTACGCCGGGATCCTCTGCACCATCGACCTCGCGGCCGACCCGGTCGAGGTGTACGACAGCCTGCGCGCGCTGCGCCCGCCGGGGCTCGACCTGCTGCTGCCGCACGGCAACTGGTCCGTGCCGCCACCGGGGACCGAGCCGGGGGAACCGGGCCGGCACCGGCCGCGCCCCACCCCGTACGGCCACTGGCTCGCCACCGTCTTCGACCGCTGGTGGGACGGCGGTCCCGGCCAGCCGCGCATCCGGCTCTTCCACACCCTCGTCGCCCTGCTGTTCGGCGAACCGGCCGCGGCCGAGGCGGTGGGGCTGGCCCCGCTGGCCGTCGTCGTCGTGGACACCGACGGCGCCATCGAGCAGGTCGACGCGCTCAAGTCCGCCTACGAGGGAGCCCCTTCGACCGGCCTCGACGTCTTCAGCGACCCCTTCGACACCGCGCTCGCACACCCCGGGATCGCCGCCAGACAACTCGGTGAGAAGGCGCTCCCCGGAGTCTGCCTGCGCTGCCCGGTGCTCCGGGTGTGCGGCGGCGGCAACTACGTCCACCGGTACGCGGCCGGGGCCGGCTTCCGGCACCCCAGCGTCTACTGCGCCGATTTGGAGTACCTCATCCGGTATATCGCCCACCGGCTGAGCGCTTTCGTCACGTGA
- the fxsT gene encoding FxSxx-COOH system tetratricopeptide repeat protein, which yields MAEPTPHVTVVFAGQSEPWAHWMARQLTEVGTATALVRWNPARSSPTADALTGMLTAPGRVLLVIDDWFERFDDGLRTAWADALRQMLADHPERIAGVSVTTRPLPEAIIALGPVALRGLSADAARRRVLEVAGAPDGAVRPVTLDRVPRFPDDPPDIQNVPRRNRRFTGRGTLLDHIHDTFAAGRGEGAVLALCGPGGIGKTQIALEYVHRFKGEYDIVWWLDATTTGTAREQFGTLAEALGAGVGSKLDQSIAAAAGKLRATGDSWLIVLDGAGDPEKLAALLPEGAGDILVTTNHQEWSALAELFQVGHFEREESVAFAGRRSQRLSPYEAGLLAEAVEDLPLLLDQTAAWLDINPTVDIPEYIRELTESNPDRFGVLASQDYPVSFQIAWARTLGSLREQDPGAWKLLNLLARFSPGMLPLRLLQSARATDLPKPLDRVVPEPSSWNSALRRLSEVTSMRLEYDPVPRMGGSVTVAALRMHRIFHSFVRHAQTPGERAELTEAALKVLVTADPRDPASSRNWSRYAELIPHLEIAGALESADEDVRRLVLNCIEYLRMRGEYEEGGRLSRAAVEHWERVSGATSTSVLVAVHQRANMERRLGRYAEAEAVGREVLERLLSSPGAEPIEVIRARDGLGGTLLALGRYDEARTLFEQADREAVTSLGDAEVPRTLSIRNNLAEAMGLQGKYQASLDLHRDILTARVALLGGRNPLTLHSALRTATMLRLLGRYREALEIQQHNSRLHGQELDRNHGQTLNADHNLALCLRRDGKLLQARALLLSVRKRRVARRGRRHPDTLRAGADFAMLLREAGEFREAYDLADETASLYALQLGELHPYAVGTRANLALLQGDAGDHDGALELAEQTLEQMTDAVGADHPWTLGCAFNTATARQRAGDAEGAVRLGHDLLDRSVRSLGPGHPLTTTAQTALARDLRAAGDTALAGRLHAEALARITELLGDDHQHTRSIRDGAVRYWDFEPQFV from the coding sequence ATGGCGGAGCCGACTCCCCACGTCACGGTGGTCTTCGCCGGGCAGAGCGAGCCCTGGGCCCACTGGATGGCCCGGCAGCTCACGGAGGTGGGGACCGCCACCGCCCTGGTCCGCTGGAACCCGGCCCGGAGCTCGCCGACCGCCGACGCCCTCACCGGAATGCTGACCGCACCCGGGCGGGTCCTGCTCGTCATCGACGACTGGTTCGAGCGGTTCGACGACGGCCTCCGCACGGCGTGGGCCGACGCGCTGCGCCAGATGCTCGCCGACCACCCCGAACGGATCGCCGGAGTCAGCGTCACCACCCGCCCGCTGCCCGAGGCCATCATCGCCCTGGGGCCGGTCGCGCTGCGCGGCCTGAGCGCCGACGCGGCCCGCAGGCGGGTGCTCGAAGTCGCCGGCGCACCGGACGGCGCGGTCCGCCCGGTCACCCTGGACCGCGTCCCGCGGTTCCCCGACGACCCGCCGGACATCCAGAACGTACCGCGCCGCAACCGCAGGTTCACCGGCCGCGGAACCCTGCTCGACCACATCCACGACACCTTCGCCGCCGGCCGCGGCGAGGGTGCGGTACTCGCGCTGTGCGGGCCGGGCGGGATCGGCAAGACCCAGATCGCGCTGGAGTACGTCCACCGCTTCAAGGGCGAGTACGACATCGTCTGGTGGCTGGACGCGACCACCACCGGCACCGCCCGTGAGCAGTTCGGCACGCTCGCCGAAGCCCTCGGCGCAGGAGTCGGCAGCAAGCTCGACCAGTCCATAGCCGCGGCCGCCGGAAAGCTGCGCGCCACCGGCGACAGCTGGCTGATCGTCCTCGACGGCGCCGGAGACCCCGAGAAGCTGGCCGCCCTGCTGCCCGAAGGGGCGGGCGACATCCTGGTCACCACCAACCACCAGGAGTGGTCGGCCCTGGCCGAGCTGTTCCAGGTGGGGCACTTCGAGCGGGAGGAGTCCGTGGCCTTCGCGGGCCGCCGCTCCCAGCGGCTCTCCCCGTACGAGGCCGGGCTGCTCGCCGAAGCCGTCGAGGACCTGCCGCTGCTGCTCGACCAGACGGCGGCCTGGCTCGACATCAACCCCACCGTCGACATCCCCGAGTACATCAGGGAGCTGACGGAGAGCAACCCCGACCGCTTCGGGGTGCTGGCCTCCCAGGACTACCCGGTGTCCTTCCAGATTGCCTGGGCCAGGACCCTCGGCAGCCTGCGCGAACAGGACCCGGGCGCCTGGAAACTGCTCAATCTGCTCGCCCGCTTCTCCCCGGGGATGCTGCCGCTGCGGCTGCTCCAGTCGGCGCGCGCCACCGACCTCCCCAAACCCCTGGACCGGGTCGTCCCGGAACCGAGCAGCTGGAACTCCGCCCTGCGCCGGCTCTCCGAAGTGACCTCCATGCGGCTGGAGTACGACCCCGTCCCGCGGATGGGCGGCTCCGTCACCGTCGCCGCCCTGCGGATGCACCGGATCTTTCACTCCTTCGTACGGCACGCCCAGACACCCGGTGAGCGGGCGGAGCTGACCGAGGCCGCGCTCAAGGTGCTCGTCACCGCCGACCCGAGGGACCCGGCGTCGTCCCGCAACTGGTCCCGCTACGCCGAACTGATTCCGCATCTGGAGATCGCGGGCGCCCTGGAGTCGGCCGACGAGGACGTGCGCAGGCTGGTGCTCAACTGCATCGAGTACCTGCGGATGCGCGGCGAGTACGAGGAGGGCGGGCGGCTCAGCCGGGCGGCCGTCGAGCACTGGGAGCGGGTGTCCGGCGCCACCAGCACTTCCGTCCTGGTCGCCGTCCACCAGCGCGCCAACATGGAGCGCAGGCTGGGCCGTTACGCCGAGGCCGAGGCGGTCGGACGTGAGGTGCTCGAACGGCTGCTGAGCAGCCCCGGAGCCGAACCCATCGAAGTGATCAGGGCCAGGGACGGGCTCGGCGGCACCCTGCTGGCGCTCGGCCGCTACGACGAGGCCAGGACGCTCTTCGAGCAGGCGGACCGGGAGGCCGTCACCTCGCTGGGCGACGCCGAGGTGCCGCGCACCCTGTCCATACGGAACAACCTGGCCGAGGCGATGGGCCTCCAGGGGAAGTACCAGGCGTCGCTGGACCTGCACCGGGACATCCTGACCGCGCGGGTCGCCCTGCTCGGCGGGCGCAATCCGCTCACCCTGCACTCGGCGCTGCGCACCGCGACCATGCTGCGGCTGCTCGGGCGCTACCGGGAGGCCCTGGAGATCCAGCAGCACAACTCGCGGCTGCACGGCCAGGAGCTGGACCGCAACCACGGGCAGACCCTGAACGCCGACCACAACCTCGCCCTGTGCCTGCGCCGCGACGGGAAGCTCCTCCAGGCCAGAGCGCTGCTGCTCAGCGTCCGCAAACGCCGGGTCGCCCGGCGCGGCCGCCGCCACCCCGACACCCTGCGGGCGGGCGCCGACTTCGCGATGCTGCTGCGCGAGGCGGGCGAGTTCCGTGAGGCCTACGACCTCGCGGACGAGACGGCCTCGCTGTACGCGCTGCAACTCGGCGAGCTGCACCCGTACGCGGTGGGCACCCGGGCGAACCTGGCACTGCTGCAGGGCGACGCGGGAGACCACGACGGCGCCCTGGAACTCGCCGAACAGACCCTGGAGCAGATGACGGACGCGGTGGGCGCTGACCACCCGTGGACGCTGGGCTGCGCCTTCAACACCGCGACGGCACGGCAGCGGGCGGGAGACGCCGAAGGCGCCGTACGGCTGGGACACGACCTGCTGGACCGGTCCGTGCGGTCGCTCGGCCCGGGACACCCGCTGACCACCACCGCCCAGACCGCGCTCGCCCGTGATCTGCGGGCGGCCGGCGATACGGCGCTCGCCGGCCGGCTGCACGCGGAGGCGCTGGCCCGGATCACCGAACTGCTCGGGGACGACCACCAGCACACCCGGAGCATCCGGGACGGCGCGGTGCGGTACTGGGACTTCGAGCCGCAGTTCGTCTGA